From one Budorcas taxicolor isolate Tak-1 chromosome 21, Takin1.1, whole genome shotgun sequence genomic stretch:
- the GPR68 gene encoding ovarian cancer G-protein coupled receptor 1 encodes MGGEAPAGPKMGNITADNTSMNCDIDHTIHQTLAPVVYVMVLVVGFPANCLSLYYGYLQIKARNELGVYLCNLTVADLFYICSLPFWLQYVLQHDHWSHDDLSCQVCGILLYENIYISVGFLCCISIDRYLAVAHPFRFHQFRTLKAAMGVSALIWAKELLTSIYFLMHEEVVEDADRHRVCFEHYPLEPRQRGINYYRFLVGFLFPICLLLASYRGILRAVRRSHGTQKSRKDQIQRLVLSTVVIFLACFLPYHVLLLVRSLWESSCDFAKGIFNAYHFSLLLTSCNCVADPVLYCFVSETTHRDLARLRGACLAFLTCARTGRAREAYPLGAPEASGKSEDPEVLTRLHPAFQTPHPPGVGGSPAGGLS; translated from the coding sequence ATGGGGGGTGAGGCCCCGGCAGGCCCGAAGATGGGGAACATCACGGCAGACAACACCTCGATGAACTGTGACATCGACCACACCATCCACCAGACGCTGGCCCCGGTGGTCTACgtcatggtgctggtggtgggcTTCCCGGCCAACTGCCTGTCCCTCTACTACGGCTACCTGCAGATCAAGGCCCGGAACGAGCTGGGCGTGTACCTGTGCAACCTGACGGTGGCCGACCTCTTCTACATCTGCTCCCTCCCCTTCTGGCTGCAGTACGTGCTGCAGCACGACCACTGGTCCCACGACGACCTGTCCTGCCAGGTGTGCGGGATCCTGCTCTACGAGAACATCTACATCAGCGTGGGCTTCCTCTGCTGCATCTCCATTGACCGCTACCTGGCCGTGGCCCACCCCTTCCGCTTCCACCAGTTCCGCACCTTGAAGGCCGCCATGGGCGTCAGTGCGCTCATCTGGGCCAAGGAGCTGCTGACCAGCATCTACTTCCTCATGCACGAGGAGGTGGTGGAAGACGCCGACCGGCACCGCGTCTGCTTCGAGCATTATCCGCTGGAGCCGCGCCAGCGCGGCATCAACTACTACCGCTTCCTGGTGGGCTTCCTCTTCCCCATCTGCCTGCTGCTGGCCTCCTACCGGGGCATCCTGCGAGCTGTGCGCCGCAGCCACGGGACCCAGAAGAGCCGCAAGGACCAGATCCAGCGGCTAGTGCTCAGCACCGTGGTCATCTTCCTGGCCTGCTTCCTGCCCTACCACGTGCTGCTGCTGGTGCGCAGCCTCTGGGAGTCCAGCTGCGACTTCGCCAAGGGCATCTTCAATGCCTACCACTTCTCCCTGCTCCTCACCAGCTGCAACTGCGTGGCCGACCCCGTGCTCTACTGCTTCGTCAGCGAGACCACGCACAGGGACCTGGCCCGCCTCCGCGGGGCCTGCCTGGCCTTCCTCACCTGTGCCAGGACCGGCCGGGCCCGGGAGGCCTACCCGCTGGGCGCCCCCGAGGCCTCCGGGAAGAGCGAGGATCCCGAGGTCCTGACAAGGCTGCACCCGGCCTTCCAGACCCCCCACCCGCCTGGAGTGGGAGGGTCCCCCGCAGGCGGGCTGTCCTAG